The Gardnerella leopoldii genomic interval CCTATGATTATTGGCTCGCGCTTCTTAACTAAGCTCAACGCAAACATGGGTAATTCTGCTGTTACGTCATCTATCGACGAAGAAGTAGAAAAGCTTACGTGGGCTACGAAGTGGGGTGCGGATACCGTTATGGATCTTTCCACCGGTAACGATATTCACACAACGCGCGAATGGATTTTGCGCAACTCCCCTGTGCCAATTGGAACAGTTCCAATGTATCAGGCTTTGGAAAAAGTTGAGGATGATGCTTCTAAGCTCAGCTGGGAGCTTTTCCGCGACACTGTTATTGAGCAGTGCGAGCAGGGCGTTGACTACATGACTATTCACGCTGGCGTGCTTCTTCGCTACGTGCCGCTTACTGCAAACCGCGTAACCGGTATTGTTTCTCGTGGTGGCTCAATTATGGCTGAATGGTGCTTGCAGCATCATCAAGAGAGCTTCTTGTATACGCATTTTGAAGAATTATGCGAGATTTTCGCAAAGTATGATGTTGCATTTTCTTTGGGCGATGGTTTGCGTCCAGGTAGCTTGGCTGATGCTAACGATGCGGCTCAGCTTTCCGAGCTTATGACACTTGGCGAGCTTACGAAGATCGCTTGGAAGCATGACGTGCAGGTGATGATTGAAGGCCCTGGTCACGTGCCATTCGACACTGTGCGTATGAATATTGAGATGGAGAAGGCGATTTGCCAGAATGCTCCATTCTATACGCTTGGTCCTTTGACTACGGATACCGCACCGGGCTATGACCACATTACTTCCGCAATTGGTGGCGTGGAGATTGCGCGATACGGCACTGCAATGCTTTGCTATGTGACTCCTAAGGAGCATTTGGGGTTGCCTAACAAGGATGACGTGAAGCAAGGCGTGATTGCGTATAAGATTGCTTGCCACGCAGCTGATCTTGCTAAGCACCATCCACATGCTATGGATCGCGACAACGCAATCAGTAAGGCTCGCTTTGAGTTCCGTTGGTTGGATCAGTTCAACTTAAGCTACGATCCGGATACCGCAATCGCCTTCCACGACGAAACGCTTCCTGCAGAACCGGCAAAAATGGCGCACTTCTGCTCGATGTGCGGACCAAAGTTCTGCTCGATGGCTATTTCGCAAAATATTCGTAAGCGTTTTGGCGGAGCAGCTCAGCAGGAGCAGCTCGTTGAAGAAGCACGCAGTCAGGCAATTGCCGATGGTATGAAAGAGATGAGCAAAAAGTTCCAAGAATCCGGCTCATCGCTGTATCAAAGCGTGAAAGCATAAAATGCAGAAGTACAGAAGCAAAAACTGAATTGCAAGTGCTTCAATAACAATACTTACAACGGATAACAATAGAAGAAGGTTGATATAAACCAAAGCGAGTTTTATAGTGAGCTATTACGCTTGCTATAAGACTCGCTTTCTTTATATTCGCATTTAGATTCTATTAATCCGACCTTTTCGTTGCACGCGCGCAAAGTTTCTGCCGCATTACAGCAAAAATCCGACCTTTTCTGTACATAAGCGTATAGAAAATGTCGGATTAGTAATTGAGAAATGTAGTATTAAAGAATATTAAAGAGTATTAAATCAAATAACGTTTAATCACAAAACTTCAATAGAAATAATACCTACAGGCTCAAGAGGAGCATCAGATCGATCCGTTGCGACAGCCTCGAGCTTATCGACAACCGCCTTCGATTCATCGTCAGCAACTTCGCCGAAAATTGTATGGTGACCGTCAAGCCATGGAGTTGGCACAGTTGTAATGAAGAACTGCGAACCGTTAGTGCCATGCAAACGACCGTCACGACCGCGACGCTTTCCAGCATTTGCCATAGCGAGCAAATAAGGCTTATCAAACTTCAAAGATGCATCAATTTCATCGTCAAACTCGTATCCAGGACCGCCAGTTCCATTGCCGAGTGGACAGCCACCCTGAATCATGAAGTCCTTAATAATGCGGTGGAAAGTTAAACCATCGTAAAATGGCTCATGCGAAGGTTTTCTACTGAATGGGTCAAGCCACTCGCGCTCACCGGTAGCTAAGCCAACAAAATTTTTGACGGTTTCAGGCGCTTTACTGTCAAACAAATTGATTTTTATATCGCCTTCAGAAGTATGCATAATAACTGTAGTCATGTGGTAATTCTCCCATATTTTCAAGACTGTTTCAATTCGTGTTAGATAAAAATATTCGCATACAAAAATGCCTCACTTCGCGGAGTAAAGAAAGACGCAAAGTGAGGCACATTT includes:
- a CDS encoding peptidylprolyl isomerase; protein product: MTTVIMHTSEGDIKINLFDSKAPETVKNFVGLATGEREWLDPFSRKPSHEPFYDGLTFHRIIKDFMIQGGCPLGNGTGGPGYEFDDEIDASLKFDKPYLLAMANAGKRRGRDGRLHGTNGSQFFITTVPTPWLDGHHTIFGEVADDESKAVVDKLEAVATDRSDAPLEPVGIISIEVL